The Thalassotalea piscium sequence AAAGGACTTATTTTATTAGCAGCAAACTATTCTCAATTGTTACCTTTTATCGATGACGAAAAAATTCCTCAAGATAAGCGCTCAACTATACTTTCAAGGTGGCCAGATGGTATTACTCAGGTTTTACCTAAAAATAAAAACTGTCATGCATTATTAACGGGTAAGTTTGACACTATTGCAGTGCGTATTACCAGTCAGCCAGATGTTGTAGCTTTATGTAATAGAGTCAATAAACCTATAGTTTCTACCAGTGCTAATTTATCAGGTGAAGAACCAGCCAAAACATGGCAAGCTTTATCAACTCATTTGGTTGATAAAATAGATTATATTATTAAAGGGCAGACCCTAGGGTACAACCAGCCATCAACCATTATTGATGCTTTAACCGGAGAACAATTTCGCGCATGAGCCAAGTAAATATTGAACAAGTCATTCCTTTTTTTAAACGCCTACAAGATCATATTTGTACTGAACTGGAAATTGCAGATGGTAGTGGTAAATTTATAGAAGATAACTGGTCACGCCCCGAAGGGGGGGGAGGCCGAACAA is a genomic window containing:
- a CDS encoding L-threonylcarbamoyladenylate synthase, yielding MALTAVDFFIKGGIIAYPTEAVFGLGCDPDNIDAIEKLLAIKNRSAEKGLILLAANYSQLLPFIDDEKIPQDKRSTILSRWPDGITQVLPKNKNCHALLTGKFDTIAVRITSQPDVVALCNRVNKPIVSTSANLSGEEPAKTWQALSTHLVDKIDYIIKGQTLGYNQPSTIIDALTGEQFRA